In Sinorhizobium numidicum, the following proteins share a genomic window:
- the ugpC gene encoding sn-glycerol-3-phosphate ABC transporter ATP-binding protein UgpC, with protein MADIDIRAVHKSYGKSKTLHGVDLSFASGEFVVILGPSGCGKSTLLRMIAGLEEITAGEIAINSRVVNKLEPRQRGCAMVFQNYALYPHMTVAGNIGYALKVAGVSRAEREKRIEETAKIVGLSDYLTRRPAALSGGQRQRVAMARAIIREPKVFLFDEPLSNLDAKLRVTMRAEIRKLHQRLSATSIFVTHDQVEAMTLADKLVVMNKGRVEQVGQPLDIYHRPASVFVASFIGSPAMNLFETRVEAGTAMVRFGNAQLPIDDALAAQLRGKNVTVGIRPEQCVVVQAGTGVSAKVDFIEELGSGRVVHAEIDGQPFAAIIGEQMTVRPGDRISLELPLSQLHVFDRDSGRRIDVGPVTGAKENPAGIPALATVA; from the coding sequence ATGGCTGACATTGATATCCGCGCCGTCCACAAATCCTATGGCAAATCGAAGACATTGCATGGCGTCGATCTTTCCTTTGCGTCCGGCGAATTCGTGGTCATCCTAGGCCCTTCCGGCTGCGGCAAGTCGACGCTTCTCAGGATGATTGCAGGGCTTGAGGAAATCACCGCAGGCGAGATCGCGATCAACAGCCGCGTCGTCAACAAGCTGGAGCCGCGTCAACGCGGCTGCGCTATGGTGTTCCAGAACTATGCGCTCTACCCCCATATGACCGTTGCCGGAAATATCGGCTATGCGTTGAAGGTCGCCGGCGTGTCCAGGGCCGAGCGCGAAAAGCGCATCGAAGAGACGGCGAAGATCGTCGGCCTGTCCGACTATCTCACCCGCAGGCCTGCGGCTCTCTCCGGCGGCCAGCGTCAGCGTGTCGCCATGGCGCGCGCCATCATTCGCGAGCCGAAGGTCTTCCTGTTCGACGAGCCCTTGTCGAACCTCGATGCCAAGCTGCGTGTCACCATGCGGGCCGAGATCCGCAAGCTGCACCAGCGCCTGTCGGCAACGTCGATCTTCGTCACGCATGATCAGGTCGAGGCGATGACACTCGCAGACAAGCTGGTGGTGATGAACAAGGGCCGTGTCGAGCAGGTCGGCCAACCACTCGACATCTATCACCGGCCGGCAAGCGTCTTCGTCGCGTCTTTCATCGGTTCGCCCGCGATGAACCTTTTCGAAACCCGCGTCGAAGCCGGGACCGCCATGGTTCGGTTCGGGAATGCACAGCTGCCGATCGACGACGCCCTCGCCGCGCAATTGCGCGGAAAGAACGTCACTGTCGGCATCCGCCCGGAGCAATGCGTGGTCGTGCAGGCCGGCACCGGCGTGTCGGCGAAGGTGGATTTCATTGAAGAGCTCGGTTCCGGCCGTGTCGTTCATGCCGAGATCGATGGGCAGCCCTTTGCCGCCATCATCGGCGAGCAGATGACCGTGCGCCCCGGGGATCGGATCAGCCTGGAGCTGCCCTTATCGCAACTGCATGTCTTCGACCGCGACAGCGGGCGACGGATAGACGTCGGGCCCGTGACCGGCGCCAAGGAAAATCCGGCC